A stretch of Geomonas oryzisoli DNA encodes these proteins:
- the modF gene encoding molybdate ABC transporter ATP-binding protein ModF, with protein MKAKITEGKYLDDISLEITEAQHWAVVGANGSGKSALGKLVCNDLPVITGTSRVPARSGFVSFEKIDEILEKERYNDDSDFLGYVTEGTRVDKFILSGTDADATRLTELARELGFTKILERGIKFLSTGEMRKTLICKALLQEPELLVLDEPFDGLDRDSSEVLRQLISRCIERGIQVVLLLNRFSEIMPETTHIAYLKECRILMSGTKEEMLGSEALRRFHAFHYTLPDTLPEVDTARSAPPLVPGEPLIEMKDVTVRYGEKYILNGVDWTVKAGEHWKISGPNGSGKSTLLSLISGDNPQAYANDISLFGRKKGSGESVWDIKKRIGLVSTSLQQEYRVGGTVKVVVISGMYDSIGMYSQYTLHQQEIALAWLKLLHMDHRKEHAFRDLSYGEQRLVLLARAMVKQPDLLILDEPCQGLDDVNREMVLKLIDHLGRTGNTQILYVNHHAEDRIPCIENSMELVPAEGGGFTARITS; from the coding sequence GTGAAAGCAAAGATAACCGAAGGAAAGTATCTCGACGATATCTCGCTTGAGATAACGGAAGCGCAGCACTGGGCCGTGGTCGGGGCGAACGGGTCGGGGAAATCGGCGTTGGGGAAACTCGTCTGCAACGACCTGCCGGTCATTACCGGCACCAGCCGCGTTCCGGCCCGGTCGGGCTTCGTCTCGTTCGAAAAGATCGACGAGATCCTGGAGAAGGAGCGCTACAACGATGACTCCGATTTCCTGGGTTACGTGACCGAGGGGACCCGCGTCGACAAGTTCATTCTCTCCGGCACGGACGCCGATGCAACACGATTGACCGAACTGGCGCGGGAGCTTGGCTTCACCAAGATCCTGGAGCGCGGCATCAAGTTCCTCTCCACGGGGGAGATGCGCAAGACCCTCATCTGCAAGGCGCTTCTACAGGAGCCGGAACTACTGGTGCTGGACGAGCCCTTCGACGGGCTGGACCGGGATTCATCGGAAGTGTTGCGGCAACTGATCAGTCGCTGCATAGAACGCGGCATCCAGGTGGTGCTGCTCCTAAACCGCTTCAGCGAGATCATGCCGGAGACGACCCACATCGCTTATCTTAAGGAGTGCCGCATCCTCATGTCGGGGACCAAGGAGGAGATGCTGGGCTCGGAGGCGCTGCGCCGGTTCCATGCTTTTCACTACACCCTGCCGGATACGCTGCCCGAGGTCGACACGGCGCGCAGCGCTCCGCCGCTTGTGCCGGGGGAGCCGCTCATCGAGATGAAGGACGTGACGGTGCGCTACGGCGAGAAGTACATCCTGAACGGTGTCGACTGGACGGTCAAAGCCGGTGAACATTGGAAGATCAGCGGCCCCAACGGATCGGGCAAGTCCACGCTCTTGAGCCTGATCAGCGGCGACAACCCGCAGGCCTACGCCAACGACATCAGCCTGTTCGGCCGCAAAAAAGGTAGCGGGGAGAGCGTCTGGGACATCAAGAAGCGCATCGGCCTGGTTTCCACCTCGCTGCAGCAGGAATATCGGGTCGGCGGGACGGTGAAGGTCGTGGTGATCTCCGGGATGTACGATTCCATCGGCATGTACTCCCAGTACACCCTGCACCAGCAGGAAATCGCACTGGCGTGGCTCAAGCTTTTGCACATGGATCACAGGAAAGAGCACGCCTTCCGGGATCTTTCCTACGGGGAGCAGCGGCTCGTGCTGCTGGCCCGCGCCATGGTGAAACAGCCGGACCTGTTGATCCTGGACGAGCCGTGCCAGGGGCTGGACGATGTGAACCGGGAGATGGTGCTGAAACTGATCGATCACCTGGGGCGCACCGGCAACACGCAGATCCTCTACGTGAATCATCACGCCGAGGACCGGATCCCCTGCATCGAAAACAGCATGGAACTGGTACCGGCGGAGGGGGGCGGGTTCACGGCGCGGATCACGTCGTAG
- the nifS gene encoding cysteine desulfurase NifS: MREIYLDNNATTKVDERVFEEMRPYFCELYGNPSSMHFFGGQVQKKVDEARARVASLLGALPDEIVFTACGTESDNAAIRSALEVFPEKRHIITSRVEHPAVLTQCRNLSKRGYRVTELNVDGNGQLDLSELERLVDEDTAIVSLMYANNETGVIFPIEEAAKIVKKKGALFHTDAVQAVGKIPLNMAESAIDMLSLSGHKLHAPKGVGVLYVRRGTPFRPMLVGGHQERGRRAGTENTASIIAMGKACQLAEQYMADEAGRVREMRDRLERELTALIPNTRINGGGTERLPNTLSIAMEFVEGEGILLLLSEKGICASSGSACTSGSLEPSHVLRAMGVPFTCAHGSIRFSLSRFTTDDDIDAVIEALPPIISRLRAMSPFGREFLNK; encoded by the coding sequence ATGAGAGAGATCTATCTTGACAACAACGCCACCACCAAGGTGGACGAGCGGGTTTTCGAGGAGATGCGTCCCTACTTCTGCGAGCTGTATGGCAACCCGAGTTCCATGCACTTCTTCGGTGGGCAGGTGCAAAAGAAGGTCGATGAAGCCCGCGCCCGCGTCGCCTCGCTTCTGGGCGCCCTGCCGGACGAGATCGTTTTCACCGCTTGCGGCACCGAGAGCGACAACGCCGCCATCCGTTCGGCGCTGGAAGTCTTCCCGGAGAAGCGTCACATCATCACCAGCCGCGTCGAGCACCCGGCGGTGCTGACCCAGTGCCGCAACCTCTCCAAGCGCGGCTACCGTGTGACCGAATTGAACGTGGACGGTAACGGGCAACTCGACCTGAGCGAACTGGAGCGGCTGGTCGACGAAGATACCGCGATCGTCTCGCTCATGTACGCCAACAACGAGACCGGCGTCATCTTCCCGATCGAAGAAGCCGCCAAGATCGTCAAGAAGAAGGGTGCTCTGTTCCACACCGACGCGGTGCAGGCGGTAGGAAAGATTCCGCTGAACATGGCTGAATCCGCCATCGACATGCTCTCCCTGTCCGGGCACAAGCTGCACGCCCCCAAGGGCGTCGGTGTTCTCTATGTGCGTCGCGGCACCCCGTTCCGCCCGATGCTGGTCGGCGGGCACCAGGAGCGCGGCCGCAGGGCCGGCACCGAGAACACCGCTTCCATCATCGCCATGGGCAAGGCCTGTCAGCTGGCCGAGCAGTACATGGCGGATGAGGCCGGGCGCGTGCGCGAGATGCGCGACCGTCTGGAGCGTGAACTGACCGCGCTGATCCCGAACACCAGGATCAACGGCGGCGGCACCGAGCGTCTGCCCAACACCCTCTCCATCGCCATGGAGTTCGTGGAAGGGGAGGGGATCCTGCTGCTGCTCTCCGAGAAGGGGATCTGCGCCTCTTCCGGCAGCGCCTGCACCTCCGGTTCCCTGGAGCCGTCGCACGTGCTGCGCGCCATGGGCGTTCCCTTTACCTGCGCTCACGGTTCCATCCGCTTCTCGCTGTCCAGGTTCACCACCGATGACGACATCGATGCGGTAATCGAAGCGTTGCCGCCCATCATCTCCCGCCTGCGCGCGATGTCGCCGTTTGGGCGCGAGTTCTTGAACAAGTAG
- the nifU gene encoding Fe-S cluster assembly protein NifU produces the protein MWDYTDKVKEHFLNPRNVGEITDADAVGEVGSLACGDALKLFIKLDENKERIVDAKFQTFGCGSAIASSSALTEMVKGKTLDEALEITNQQIADFLGGLPEEKMHCSVMGQEALEVAIAKYRGVEAPAHGHGHDHVESEGELVCKCFGLTDVFLKKVIASNKLTTAEQVTHFTKAGGACGGCIPKIKELIAEVLGEEKKAAVEKPAKLTNLRKMQLIQETLENEVRPQLWADGGDLELIDIDGSNVQVAFRKACAGCASSGYTARFVEQKLRELVSPDITVQEVQG, from the coding sequence ATGTGGGACTACACCGATAAAGTAAAAGAACATTTCCTCAACCCCAGGAACGTGGGCGAGATAACGGATGCTGATGCGGTCGGCGAGGTTGGCAGCCTGGCCTGCGGCGATGCCCTTAAGCTGTTTATAAAGCTGGACGAGAACAAAGAGCGCATCGTCGACGCCAAATTCCAGACCTTCGGCTGCGGCAGCGCCATCGCTTCGTCTTCGGCTCTGACCGAGATGGTGAAGGGCAAGACACTGGACGAGGCTCTCGAGATCACCAACCAGCAGATCGCCGATTTCCTGGGCGGGCTTCCCGAAGAGAAGATGCACTGCTCGGTCATGGGGCAGGAGGCGCTGGAAGTCGCCATCGCCAAGTATCGCGGCGTCGAGGCGCCGGCACACGGCCACGGCCATGACCATGTCGAAAGCGAGGGTGAGCTGGTCTGCAAATGCTTCGGCCTGACCGACGTTTTCCTGAAGAAGGTCATCGCCTCCAACAAACTGACCACGGCGGAGCAGGTCACCCACTTCACCAAGGCCGGCGGCGCTTGCGGCGGCTGCATCCCGAAGATCAAGGAACTGATCGCCGAGGTGCTGGGCGAAGAGAAGAAGGCGGCTGTCGAGAAGCCGGCGAAACTGACCAACCTCAGGAAGATGCAGCTGATCCAGGAAACCCTGGAGAACGAAGTGCGTCCGCAGCTGTGGGCTGACGGCGGCGACCTCGAACTGATCGACATCGACGGCTCCAACGTCCAGGTCGCCTTCAGGAAGGCCTGCGCCGGTTGCGCCTCCTCCGGCTACACCGCCAGGTTCGTCGAGCAGAAGCTGCGCGAACTGGTTTCCCCCGACATCACGGTACAGGAGGTTCAGGGATGA
- a CDS encoding phosphoglucomutase/phosphomannomutase family protein, producing MQRITFGTSGWRGILCEDFIFENVKVVTQAIADHVKSNGEGSKGIIVGYDSRFMGEAFAREAARVLTGSGITTFLCVRDTPTPVISFEILRRGAAGAINFTASHNPPEYNGIKFSPSWGGPALPQTTNDIERRANEMLGEICYNECSIDEAVKKGLLVEIDPMQDYLNDLAKKVDFAAIAKLGTIAVNPLYGTARGYLAEPLKAHGVNVVQMNANRDPYFGGFPPEPSEKYIQDFIKLVQQDPEIALGIATDGDADRFGIVDGDGTFIEPNYIIALLLDYLVRVKGMKGGVGRSVATSHLVDAVAKMHDIKVYETPVGFKFIGELIAQDKIIIGGEESAGLTIKGHVPEKDGILACLLVAEMVAREGMPVKALLERLYSKVGRYLTKRVNLTLSPELEEIFPERIAATPASFAGEPVKEKITVDGNKFILQDGSWLLFRKSGTEPVVRLYCEASSEERLQALVDAGREFILGKG from the coding sequence ATGCAGCGGATTACTTTCGGCACTTCGGGCTGGCGCGGCATCTTGTGTGAAGATTTCATCTTTGAGAATGTCAAAGTAGTGACCCAAGCCATCGCCGACCACGTTAAGAGTAACGGCGAGGGGAGCAAGGGAATTATCGTCGGGTACGATTCGCGCTTCATGGGCGAGGCCTTCGCACGTGAGGCGGCCCGCGTCCTGACCGGCTCGGGCATCACCACCTTCCTCTGTGTCCGCGACACTCCCACCCCCGTCATCTCTTTCGAGATCCTGCGCCGCGGGGCCGCCGGCGCCATCAACTTCACTGCCAGCCACAACCCCCCCGAGTATAACGGCATCAAGTTCTCTCCCTCCTGGGGCGGGCCCGCACTGCCGCAGACCACCAACGACATCGAACGCCGCGCCAACGAGATGCTGGGGGAGATCTGCTACAACGAGTGCTCCATCGATGAGGCCGTGAAGAAGGGACTCCTGGTCGAGATCGACCCGATGCAGGACTACCTTAACGACTTGGCCAAGAAGGTTGATTTCGCAGCCATCGCCAAACTGGGCACCATCGCCGTCAACCCGCTCTACGGAACCGCACGCGGCTATCTCGCCGAACCGCTCAAGGCGCACGGGGTGAACGTGGTGCAGATGAACGCCAACCGCGACCCGTACTTCGGCGGCTTCCCTCCGGAACCGAGCGAGAAATACATCCAGGATTTCATCAAGCTGGTACAGCAGGACCCGGAGATAGCTCTCGGCATCGCCACCGACGGTGACGCGGACCGCTTCGGCATCGTGGACGGCGACGGTACCTTCATCGAGCCGAACTACATCATTGCGCTGCTGCTTGACTACCTGGTCCGGGTCAAGGGGATGAAGGGGGGCGTCGGGCGTTCGGTCGCCACGTCGCACCTGGTGGACGCTGTCGCCAAGATGCACGATATCAAGGTTTACGAGACGCCCGTCGGTTTCAAGTTCATCGGCGAGTTGATCGCCCAGGACAAGATCATCATCGGCGGCGAAGAGAGCGCCGGGCTTACCATCAAGGGGCACGTCCCGGAGAAGGACGGCATCCTCGCCTGCCTGCTGGTCGCCGAGATGGTGGCCCGAGAAGGGATGCCGGTCAAGGCGCTGTTGGAGCGTCTCTACAGCAAGGTCGGCCGCTACCTCACCAAGAGGGTCAACCTCACCCTTTCTCCGGAACTGGAAGAGATCTTCCCCGAGCGGATCGCCGCCACGCCCGCGAGCTTCGCGGGAGAGCCGGTCAAGGAGAAGATCACCGTCGACGGGAACAAATTCATCCTCCAGGACGGCAGTTGGCTGCTGTTCCGCAAATCGGGGACCGAGCCGGTGGTGCGCCTGTACTGCGAGGCGTCCAGCGAGGAGCGTCTGCAGGCGCTGGTGGACGCCGGCCGCGAGTTCATTCTGGGCAAGGGGTAA
- a CDS encoding PxxKW family cysteine-rich protein: MQCQTVLPGAECTFWGKQGCVFTEGSCQLIVENCEGCDRIVDGSIGKVCSAYPAPEKKWVGGICNFATHVKVELKTDDAKINPLKASKKAAGAKKKK; this comes from the coding sequence ATGCAATGTCAAACCGTACTTCCTGGTGCCGAGTGCACTTTCTGGGGTAAACAGGGTTGTGTATTCACCGAAGGTTCCTGCCAGCTGATCGTGGAGAACTGCGAAGGCTGTGACAGGATCGTAGACGGCTCCATCGGGAAGGTTTGCAGCGCATACCCGGCTCCCGAGAAGAAGTGGGTCGGCGGTATCTGCAACTTCGCTACCCACGTCAAGGTCGAACTGAAGACCGACGACGCCAAGATCAACCCGCTCAAAGCTTCCAAGAAAGCCGCGGGCGCCAAGAAGAAGAAGTAG
- a CDS encoding NUDIX domain-containing protein: protein MPFDFLACPACGAKVKQYKNPLPTVDVIVELPEGIVLIERKNDPLGWAIPGGFVDYGESLEHAAVREIQEEISVELAEKDLRLLGCYSDPARDKRSHNISTVYVAKATGTPKAGDDAAAFAIFPIDALPEPLCFDHGRILSDYRSRKEAGEI from the coding sequence ATGCCTTTCGACTTCCTGGCCTGCCCCGCCTGCGGGGCCAAGGTGAAACAGTACAAGAATCCGCTGCCGACTGTGGACGTGATCGTCGAGCTCCCGGAAGGGATCGTGCTGATCGAGCGCAAGAACGATCCGCTCGGCTGGGCCATCCCGGGCGGCTTCGTCGACTACGGCGAATCACTGGAGCATGCGGCAGTGCGGGAGATACAGGAAGAGATTTCGGTAGAGTTGGCAGAGAAGGATTTGAGGCTGCTGGGCTGCTACTCCGATCCCGCCCGCGACAAGCGCAGCCATAACATTTCGACCGTCTACGTCGCCAAGGCCACCGGCACGCCCAAAGCCGGGGACGATGCGGCCGCCTTCGCCATTTTCCCCATCGACGCCCTACCCGAACCGCTCTGTTTTGACCACGGACGGATTCTGTCCGACTACCGCAGCAGGAAAGAGGCGGGAGAGATCTAA
- a CDS encoding menaquinone biosynthetic enzyme MqnA/MqnD family protein, producing MTINIGHIKYANCTPIFTALASHFDCTGYRFVDGVPARLNAMLRAGEIDLSPSSSIEYAMAHEQYCLLPELSISAIGAVKSVFLFSRVPVEELDGAAIGLTAESDTSVNLLKVLLDRKFGFHNSFERTTLPLAQALERYPGLLLIGDAALKGAASGSGFFCYDLGALWHEFTGLPFVFALWIVRREAAREKRAELAALAHDLVAAKKLAYASYAEIAAQCEERAWLSEEALVDYWQTISYELTDAHLEGARLFFRHAFEMGLIPSLPELRFFE from the coding sequence GTGACCATCAATATAGGACACATCAAGTACGCGAACTGCACCCCCATCTTCACCGCTCTCGCTTCCCATTTCGACTGTACCGGCTACCGATTCGTCGACGGTGTGCCGGCACGACTGAACGCCATGCTGCGGGCAGGCGAGATTGACCTCAGCCCTTCCTCCTCCATCGAATACGCCATGGCGCACGAGCAGTACTGCCTGCTGCCGGAGCTCTCCATCAGCGCCATCGGTGCCGTGAAGAGCGTATTCCTCTTCTCCCGGGTCCCGGTCGAGGAACTGGACGGTGCCGCCATCGGACTCACTGCCGAGTCCGACACCTCCGTAAACCTGCTGAAGGTGTTGCTGGACCGGAAGTTCGGCTTCCATAACAGTTTCGAGCGTACGACGCTGCCGCTTGCCCAGGCGCTGGAGCGGTATCCCGGCCTGCTGCTGATCGGCGACGCCGCCCTGAAAGGGGCCGCCTCCGGTTCCGGGTTCTTCTGCTACGACCTTGGCGCGCTGTGGCACGAGTTCACCGGGCTCCCCTTCGTCTTCGCCCTCTGGATCGTGCGGCGCGAGGCGGCGCGCGAGAAACGTGCCGAACTGGCGGCACTCGCCCACGACCTGGTGGCGGCCAAGAAACTCGCCTACGCGAGCTATGCCGAGATCGCCGCGCAGTGCGAGGAGCGCGCCTGGCTGAGCGAGGAGGCGCTGGTCGATTACTGGCAGACCATCTCATACGAGCTGACCGACGCGCACCTCGAAGGCGCGCGGCTGTTCTTCCGTCACGCCTTCGAGATGGGGCTCATTCCGAGCCTGCCGGAGCTGCGGTTTTTTGAGTAG
- the gcvH gene encoding glycine cleavage system protein GcvH, which produces MDFPDELKYSKEHLWVRVEGDRAVIGVTDYAQVELGNVTSVELPEPGDELEQDDSFGSIEARKTVADLYAPLSGTVLEVNTELGTAPEFVNDDPYDGGWLVVIEMADPEELNLLMSAELYEDTVSVSEE; this is translated from the coding sequence ATGGACTTTCCAGACGAGCTAAAGTACAGCAAAGAGCATCTGTGGGTCCGCGTCGAAGGTGATCGCGCCGTTATCGGTGTCACCGACTACGCACAGGTGGAACTGGGCAACGTCACCTCCGTCGAGCTCCCGGAGCCGGGGGACGAGCTGGAGCAGGACGATTCCTTCGGCTCCATCGAAGCCAGGAAGACCGTGGCCGACCTCTACGCGCCGCTTTCCGGCACCGTGCTCGAGGTGAACACCGAACTGGGCACCGCACCGGAGTTCGTCAACGACGATCCCTACGACGGCGGCTGGCTGGTGGTCATAGAGATGGCCGACCCGGAGGAGCTTAACCTGCTCATGTCCGCCGAGCTGTACGAGGACACCGTCTCCGTTTCCGAAGAATAA
- the accC gene encoding acetyl-CoA carboxylase biotin carboxylase subunit: MFHKILIANRGEIALRIIRTCKEMGIKTVAVYSSADSESLHVKLADESVCIGPAPSLSSYLNINAIISAAELTDAEAIHPGYGFLSENPRFAEICEKCGITFIGPTAESMRIMGDKISARQAVIKVGVPILPGTKEGVNDVNEAVKVAKEIGFPVIIKATAGGGGRGMKIVHSPAALPNAFMTARTEAQTGFGNPEVYIERYCENPRHVEIQVLADKHGNVIHLGERDCSIQRRHQKVIEEAPSTVTTPELRKAMGEAAVAAAKAVNYNSVGTMEFLVDKNNNFYFMEMNTRVQVEHPVTEMITGVDIVKEQIRSAYGEKLRYTQDDIKIKGHAIECRINAEDSVKFTPCPGKITDHHTPGGLGVRVDSFVYTNYTVVPHYDSLIAKLIVHADTRDEAIKRMARALDEYIVDGIKTTIPFHKRIMANKDFIEGNIDTSFIERLVLE, translated from the coding sequence ATGTTTCATAAAATTCTTATTGCAAACCGGGGGGAGATCGCCCTCCGTATCATCAGGACCTGCAAGGAGATGGGGATCAAGACGGTCGCCGTCTACTCCTCCGCCGATTCCGAATCGCTGCACGTGAAACTCGCCGACGAGAGCGTCTGCATCGGTCCGGCTCCCAGCCTTTCCAGCTACCTGAACATCAACGCCATCATCTCCGCCGCCGAACTCACCGACGCGGAGGCGATCCACCCCGGCTACGGCTTCCTGTCTGAAAACCCCAGGTTCGCAGAGATCTGCGAGAAGTGCGGCATCACCTTCATCGGCCCCACCGCCGAGAGCATGCGCATCATGGGTGACAAGATCTCCGCCCGCCAGGCGGTCATCAAGGTCGGCGTGCCCATCCTCCCCGGCACCAAGGAGGGGGTCAACGACGTCAACGAGGCGGTGAAGGTCGCCAAGGAAATCGGCTTCCCGGTCATCATCAAGGCGACGGCAGGCGGCGGCGGACGCGGCATGAAGATCGTGCACTCCCCGGCGGCCCTCCCCAACGCGTTCATGACCGCGAGGACCGAGGCGCAGACCGGCTTCGGCAACCCGGAAGTCTACATCGAGCGCTACTGCGAGAACCCGCGTCACGTCGAGATCCAGGTGCTGGCCGACAAGCATGGCAACGTCATCCACCTGGGCGAGCGCGACTGCTCCATCCAGCGCCGTCACCAGAAGGTGATCGAGGAGGCTCCCTCCACCGTCACCACCCCCGAGCTCAGGAAGGCGATGGGCGAGGCCGCGGTCGCCGCTGCCAAGGCCGTCAACTACAACAGCGTGGGCACCATGGAGTTCCTGGTCGACAAGAACAACAACTTCTACTTCATGGAAATGAACACCCGCGTGCAGGTGGAGCACCCGGTGACCGAGATGATCACCGGCGTGGACATCGTCAAGGAGCAGATCCGCTCCGCTTACGGCGAGAAGCTCCGCTACACCCAGGACGACATCAAGATCAAGGGGCACGCCATCGAGTGCCGCATCAACGCCGAGGACTCGGTGAAGTTCACCCCGTGCCCGGGCAAGATCACCGACCACCATACCCCGGGCGGGCTCGGCGTCCGTGTCGACTCCTTCGTGTACACCAACTACACCGTGGTTCCGCACTACGACTCCCTGATCGCCAAGCTGATCGTGCACGCCGACACCAGGGACGAGGCCATCAAGCGCATGGCGCGCGCCCTTGACGAGTACATCGTCGACGGCATCAAGACCACCATTCCGTTCCACAAGCGCATCATGGCCAACAAGGACTTCATAGAAGGGAACATAGACACCAGCTTCATCGAAAGGCTGGTACTGGAGTAA
- the accB gene encoding acetyl-CoA carboxylase biotin carboxyl carrier protein has translation MDIKDLKMLIKMVTETDITEFELENADDKVVIKRGCNSAAPFQVQAPVAYQYAPAAPVAATAAAAVAPAAAAAPAAAEKEQGDVITSPIVGTFYRAPAPDAAPFVEVGQIVEKGQVLCIVEAMKLMNEIEAEFKCKIVKICKENAQPVEYGDALFVVEKL, from the coding sequence GTGGATATAAAAGACCTGAAGATGCTGATCAAGATGGTAACGGAGACTGACATCACCGAGTTCGAGCTGGAGAACGCAGATGACAAGGTAGTCATCAAGAGGGGCTGCAACAGCGCCGCTCCGTTCCAGGTGCAGGCGCCCGTCGCCTACCAGTACGCTCCGGCCGCTCCCGTCGCCGCCACCGCAGCTGCGGCTGTCGCTCCCGCCGCCGCAGCCGCTCCGGCTGCTGCCGAGAAAGAGCAGGGCGATGTGATCACCTCCCCCATCGTCGGCACCTTCTACCGCGCTCCGGCTCCGGACGCCGCTCCCTTCGTGGAAGTCGGCCAGATCGTCGAGAAGGGGCAGGTCCTCTGCATCGTCGAGGCGATGAAGCTCATGAACGAAATCGAGGCCGAGTTCAAGTGCAAGATCGTGAAGATCTGCAAGGAGAACGCGCAGCCGGTCGAGTACGGCGACGCCCTGTTCGTGGTGGAGAAGCTTTAA